The DNA segment ACCCGGCGGCTGGGGTTGCCCGCTTTACCTTTGGCAGCATGGATCTTGTCGATGGCATCAGCTTCCTTTTGTTGGCCATGTCGACCTTTGCCCTTTCAGAGGCCCTGCTGTCGATCCTGCGTCCGACCAAGGACACGCGTTCCGAGGAAGAAAAGGCGCTTAAAAGCCTGGGCTCGATGAAGCTGTCGAAGGAAGAAGTCAAGATCATGATCCCGGTCATTGGCCGTTCGTCGGTTCTTGGTTTCTTTACCGGCGTTCTGCCGGGTGCCGGTGCAACGATTGCATCCTTCCTTGCATACGGCATGGAACGCAATATTGCCTCGGCGAAGGAAAAGCTCGGCTTTGGCAAGGGCTCCATCCGTGGTCTGGCGGCACCGGAAACCGCAAACAACGCTGCGTGTTCCGGTTCCTTCGTACCGCTTCTGACCCTTGGTATTCCGGGTTCGGGCACCACGGCTGTGATGATGGGCGCGCTGATTTCCTATGGCGTTCAGCCAGGTCCGCGTCTGTTTGTTGAACAGCCGGACGTGTTCTGGTCGGTGATCATTTCGATGTATATCGGCAATATCGTCCTGCTGGTTCTGAACCTGCCACTCATCCCGTATATCTCGCGTCTTTTGGCCCTGCCCCAGCAGCTTCTTGTTCCGTTCGTTCTGTTCTTCTCGCTGGTTGGTGTCTATCTGGTGACCTTTAACACCATGGACATCCACATGATGGTGATTGCAGCTGCAATTGCGATCGGCCTGCGTCTTTTGAACTATCCGATGGCACCGATGTTGCTCGGCTTCATTCTTGGCAAGATGATGGAGGAAAACCTCCGTCGTGCACTGGCCATTAGTGACGGTTCAATTTCATTCCTTTGGGAACGCCCGATCACGCTTGTGATCCTGTTGATCAGCATTCTGTTCCTTGCAGCCCCGTTGATCGGCAATCTGCGCAGCTGGTTGGCAAACCGCAAATCAGCGCTTCCCAATGATGGTGAACTCTAAGATCTGCCTCTGAGCGACATGAAGGATATTGGTAATGCGGTTTCTTGATAATCTGTCGATTGGTCCCAAAACCCTTTTGGTTCCGGTCTTCCTGATGATCGTCATTGTCGCCATGGGGATTGCCACGGTGGCAACCCTCGAAAGCGAAAAAGACACCCTTACCAGCCTTCGCGTTGAAGCCTATGAACGGCGATCCGATGCGCTAACACTCAGCAACGCCCTGAATGAGGCGCACGGATCGCTGTTTCGTATTCTGACTTGGGACTCAAACGGCATTAATGCTGCTGTTGTGCCCGATCTTCGCGAACAGGTCGCCAAACTCGAAGAAGAACTCGCCCCCCTTGCCCAGCGTCTTGCCGCTGTGGGTGGTGATGCCTTTACCGAGAACTATGCGAAATACATGGAACAGGTGAACCAGTTCCTTGTTGAAAGCGAAATGAACATCTATGGCGCGCTGGAAGTCATTGCCCAGGCAGATGAAACCTTCCAGGCCCTTCAGGCGCCACTCAACGATATCCTTGCCCAATCACATGAAATTGCCACCACATCGTTTGCCGATGCCTATGCGCAGGCCGAAGCCCTGCAGCGTGTCTTTGTCATCGTTGCACTGATTGTTGTCGTTGTTGCGGTTGTTGTGTCGGTCTTTGTCTCCCGGCGCATTTCACGGCCCATGACCGACCTTGCCGAATTGATCGAACAAATTTCAAATGGCGATCTTGATGTGAGTGTTCGCGGCGGACAACGCGCTGACGAGATTGGCAAGGTCGCGCGCTCTGTCATGGTGCTGCGGGATCAGTCGAAGGAAGCAGAAGTCCTGCGTCAGGAACGCGAACGTGTGCGTGGCCTTGAAAGACAGCGCCAGCAAAACCTGATCGACGCCACCAATCATTTCCAGCGCGTCGTTCAGGAAGCCCTTTCCGGTTTTGATCAGGAATTCAGCTCGCTCAACGGATCTGCCAGCGACATGGAACAGATCGCAACCCTTGCCAGCGCACGGTCCGCCGACGCCAACCAGCATTCCGAGCAAGTTCTTCATCACATCGAAGCTGTTTCGCAGACGACCGCAAGCTTGTCCGAAGCCATTGCTGAAATCGGCCAACAGGCCCAAAACTCGGCCGAGGTTGC comes from the Thalassospira sp. ER-Se-21-Dark genome and includes:
- a CDS encoding HAMP domain-containing methyl-accepting chemotaxis protein; its protein translation is MRFLDNLSIGPKTLLVPVFLMIVIVAMGIATVATLESEKDTLTSLRVEAYERRSDALTLSNALNEAHGSLFRILTWDSNGINAAVVPDLREQVAKLEEELAPLAQRLAAVGGDAFTENYAKYMEQVNQFLVESEMNIYGALEVIAQADETFQALQAPLNDILAQSHEIATTSFADAYAQAEALQRVFVIVALIVVVVAVVVSVFVSRRISRPMTDLAELIEQISNGDLDVSVRGGQRADEIGKVARSVMVLRDQSKEAEVLRQERERVRGLERQRQQNLIDATNHFQRVVQEALSGFDQEFSSLNGSASDMEQIATLASARSADANQHSEQVLHHIEAVSQTTASLSEAIAEIGQQAQNSAEVAGRARSESEQSRALFEQLTNATQRIGDIVSLIEDIANQTNLLALNATIEAARAGDAGKGFAVVAGEVKNLASQTARATEDIASQVEEIRGLTDNVVNALHGVADVIGEVDQSAAAIAAAVEEQQASTAGISDSIQDANGGMRTVAEAVGALDNETARVHNGSANVTRATSTLNDEATKLRNAIDGFLEQIEKNKAEA
- a CDS encoding tripartite tricarboxylate transporter permease — translated: MLEGIFSGLSTAVMPINLLMVAVGCFAGTFIGMLPGLGPITAIALMIPITYGFDPSTGLILMAGVYYGAIFGGSTSSILINAPGVAGTVATAFDGYPMAQKGQAGKALAIAAYSSFSGGTIAAIFLLVAAPALASVSLSFQSGDYFALMVLGLTAVSAFAGKGQVLKAITMTLFGIMLSTIGTDPAAGVARFTFGSMDLVDGISFLLLAMSTFALSEALLSILRPTKDTRSEEEKALKSLGSMKLSKEEVKIMIPVIGRSSVLGFFTGVLPGAGATIASFLAYGMERNIASAKEKLGFGKGSIRGLAAPETANNAACSGSFVPLLTLGIPGSGTTAVMMGALISYGVQPGPRLFVEQPDVFWSVIISMYIGNIVLLVLNLPLIPYISRLLALPQQLLVPFVLFFSLVGVYLVTFNTMDIHMMVIAAAIAIGLRLLNYPMAPMLLGFILGKMMEENLRRALAISDGSISFLWERPITLVILLISILFLAAPLIGNLRSWLANRKSALPNDGEL